One segment of Polaribacter huanghezhanensis DNA contains the following:
- the rpoB gene encoding DNA-directed RNA polymerase subunit beta, with protein MTTKNTTERINFASAKLGTDYPDFLDIQVKSFQDFFQLQTKAEERGEEGLYKTFMDNFPITDTRNNFVLEFLDYFVDPPRYSIQECIERGLTHSVPLKARLKLYCTDPEHEDFETIVQDVYLGTIPYMTNSGTFVINGAERVVVSQLHRSPGVFFGQSFHANGTKLYSARVIPFKGSWIEFATDINQVMYAYIDRKKKLPVTTLFRAIGFERDKDILEIFDLAEEVKVSKAGLKKVLGRKLAARVLKTWHEDFVDEDTGEVVSIERNEIIFDRDTIIEKDHIDEIIESGVKTVLLHKEDHQMGDYAIIHNTLQKDPTNSEKEAVEHIYRQLRNAEPPDEETARGIIDKLFFSEQRYNLGEVGRFRMNTKLQLDEPIDQKVLTKNDIITIIKYLIELINSKAEVDDIDHLSNRRVRTVGEQLAGQFGVGLARMARTIRERMNVRDNEVFTPIDLINAKTLSSVINSFFGTNQLSQFMDQTNPLAEITHKRRLSALGPGGLSRERAGFEVRDVHYTHYGRLCPIETPEGPNIGLISSLAVFAKVNNLGFIETPYVKVAEGNVDANKEHIYLSAEEEEGMKFAQSNVEVDAKRNIVGDRVISREGGDFPVVTPNEIDYMDVAPNQIASISASLIPFLEHDDANRALMGSNMMRQAVPLLRPESPIVGTGLERRVAKDSRILINAEGAGVVEYVDANKITIKYDRSDEERMVSFDSDEISYNLIKFRKTNQGTCINLKPIVKKGDRVTEGQVLCEGYATQKGELALGRNMKVAFMPWKGYNFEDAIVISEKVVREDIFTSIHIDEYSLDVRDTKLGTEELTNDIPNVSEEATKDLDENGMIRIGAEVNPGDILIGKITPKGESDPTPEEKLLRAIFGDKAGDVKDASLKASPSLRGVVIDKKLFRRAVKDKTKRARDKEAIIALESSFVTKFEILKDQLVEKLFALISGKTSQGVFNDLGEEVLPKGKKFTLKMLNSVEDYAHLTQGSWTTDKDLNKSVGELVHNYKIKVNDLQGNLRREKFTISVGDELPAGILKLAKVYVAKKRKLKVGDKMAGRHGNKGIVARIVRAEDMPFLEDGTPVDIVLNPLGVPSRMNIGQIYETVLGWAGQKLGTKYATPIFDGASLDQINEITDDAGVPRFGHTYLYDGGTGKRFDQPATVGIIYMIKLGHMIEDKMHARSIGPYSLITQQPLGGKAQFGGQRFGEMEVWALEAYGASSILREILTVKSDDVLGRAKTYEAIVKGEEMPEPGLPESFNVLMHELKGLGLNVQLEE; from the coding sequence TTGACAACGAAAAACACTACTGAAAGAATAAACTTCGCGTCAGCAAAATTGGGAACTGATTATCCAGATTTTTTGGATATTCAAGTAAAATCATTCCAAGATTTTTTCCAATTACAAACAAAAGCTGAAGAGCGTGGTGAAGAAGGTTTGTATAAAACTTTCATGGATAATTTTCCAATTACAGATACACGTAATAATTTTGTGTTAGAATTCTTAGACTACTTTGTAGATCCTCCAAGATATAGCATTCAAGAATGTATAGAAAGAGGTTTAACACACAGTGTTCCTCTTAAAGCGCGTTTAAAATTATACTGTACAGATCCAGAACACGAAGATTTCGAAACCATCGTACAAGATGTTTATTTAGGAACTATTCCTTATATGACAAACTCTGGTACGTTCGTAATCAATGGAGCAGAAAGAGTTGTAGTTTCTCAATTACACAGATCTCCAGGTGTATTCTTCGGACAATCATTCCACGCAAACGGAACCAAGTTATACTCTGCAAGAGTAATTCCTTTTAAAGGATCTTGGATAGAATTTGCAACTGATATCAATCAAGTAATGTATGCTTATATTGATAGAAAGAAAAAATTACCAGTAACAACATTATTTAGAGCAATCGGTTTCGAAAGAGATAAAGATATTCTAGAGATTTTTGATTTAGCAGAAGAAGTAAAAGTTTCTAAAGCTGGATTAAAAAAAGTATTAGGACGTAAATTAGCGGCTAGAGTTTTAAAAACTTGGCACGAAGATTTCGTTGATGAAGATACTGGAGAAGTAGTGTCAATTGAAAGAAATGAAATTATCTTTGATAGAGATACTATTATAGAGAAAGACCATATTGATGAGATTATCGAATCGGGTGTAAAAACAGTGTTATTACACAAAGAAGATCATCAAATGGGCGATTATGCTATTATTCATAATACGCTACAAAAAGATCCAACAAACTCAGAAAAAGAGGCTGTTGAACATATTTATAGACAATTACGTAATGCTGAGCCGCCAGATGAGGAAACAGCAAGAGGTATTATTGATAAATTATTCTTTTCTGAACAACGTTACAATTTAGGTGAAGTTGGTCGTTTTAGAATGAATACAAAACTTCAGTTAGACGAACCGATTGATCAAAAAGTATTGACAAAAAATGATATTATTACCATCATTAAATACTTAATTGAATTGATCAATTCTAAAGCAGAAGTAGATGATATTGATCACTTATCTAACCGTCGTGTTAGAACTGTAGGTGAGCAATTGGCTGGTCAGTTTGGTGTTGGTTTAGCTCGTATGGCTCGTACAATTCGTGAAAGAATGAATGTACGTGACAACGAAGTATTTACTCCAATTGATTTGATCAACGCAAAAACATTATCATCAGTAATTAACTCATTCTTTGGTACCAACCAGTTATCTCAATTTATGGATCAAACAAATCCATTAGCAGAGATTACACATAAGCGTCGTTTATCGGCTCTTGGACCTGGAGGTTTATCAAGAGAAAGAGCAGGATTTGAGGTGCGTGATGTTCACTATACACATTACGGTCGTTTATGTCCAATTGAAACTCCAGAGGGACCAAATATTGGATTAATATCTTCTTTAGCTGTGTTTGCAAAAGTAAACAACTTAGGATTTATTGAAACTCCATATGTAAAAGTTGCTGAAGGAAATGTAGACGCTAATAAAGAACACATCTACTTAAGTGCGGAGGAAGAAGAAGGAATGAAGTTTGCGCAATCTAATGTAGAAGTTGATGCAAAAAGAAATATTGTTGGAGACAGAGTTATTTCACGTGAAGGTGGTGATTTTCCAGTAGTTACTCCAAATGAAATTGATTATATGGACGTTGCTCCAAATCAAATCGCTTCTATTTCAGCTTCATTAATTCCATTTTTAGAGCATGATGATGCGAATAGAGCTTTGATGGGATCGAACATGATGCGTCAAGCAGTTCCATTATTAAGACCAGAATCTCCAATTGTTGGTACTGGTTTAGAGCGAAGAGTTGCAAAAGATTCTAGAATCTTAATCAATGCAGAAGGAGCAGGAGTTGTAGAATATGTAGATGCAAATAAAATTACAATTAAGTACGATAGATCTGACGAAGAAAGAATGGTAAGTTTTGATTCTGATGAAATATCTTACAACTTAATTAAATTTAGAAAAACCAATCAAGGTACTTGTATCAACTTAAAACCGATTGTAAAAAAGGGAGATAGAGTTACAGAAGGACAAGTTCTTTGTGAAGGGTATGCAACACAAAAAGGAGAGTTAGCTTTAGGAAGAAATATGAAAGTAGCCTTTATGCCTTGGAAAGGGTATAACTTTGAGGACGCAATTGTAATTTCTGAAAAAGTAGTTCGTGAAGATATTTTTACATCAATTCATATTGATGAATATTCTTTAGATGTTAGAGATACAAAATTGGGAACTGAAGAGTTAACGAATGATATTCCTAATGTTTCTGAAGAAGCGACAAAAGATCTTGATGAAAACGGAATGATTCGTATTGGAGCAGAAGTAAATCCTGGTGATATTTTAATTGGGAAAATTACACCAAAAGGAGAATCAGATCCAACTCCAGAAGAAAAATTATTACGTGCAATTTTTGGTGATAAAGCCGGTGATGTAAAAGATGCATCATTAAAAGCTTCTCCATCATTAAGAGGTGTAGTAATTGATAAAAAATTATTTAGAAGAGCAGTTAAAGATAAAACAAAGAGAGCAAGAGACAAAGAAGCAATTATTGCTTTAGAAAGTTCGTTTGTTACTAAGTTTGAAATTTTAAAAGATCAATTAGTTGAAAAACTTTTTGCGTTGATTAGCGGAAAAACTTCTCAAGGTGTATTTAATGATTTAGGTGAAGAAGTACTTCCAAAAGGAAAGAAGTTTACCTTAAAAATGTTAAACTCTGTTGAAGATTATGCGCATTTAACTCAAGGGTCTTGGACAACTGATAAAGATTTAAACAAATCTGTAGGAGAATTAGTTCATAATTATAAAATTAAAGTAAACGATTTACAAGGTAATTTACGTCGTGAAAAGTTTACAATTTCTGTAGGAGATGAATTACCAGCCGGAATTTTAAAACTAGCTAAAGTTTATGTTGCTAAAAAACGTAAATTAAAAGTAGGTGATAAAATGGCAGGTCGTCACGGAAATAAAGGTATTGTTGCTCGTATTGTTAGAGCAGAAGACATGCCTTTCTTAGAAGACGGAACTCCAGTAGATATCGTTTTAAATCCATTAGGTGTACCATCTCGTATGAACATTGGTCAGATTTATGAAACTGTTCTTGGTTGGGCAGGTCAAAAATTAGGAACTAAATATGCAACACCAATTTTTGATGGAGCATCTTTAGATCAAATCAACGAAATTACAGATGATGCTGGTGTACCTAGATTTGGACATACGTATTTATATGATGGTGGAACAGGAAAACGTTTCGATCAACCAGCAACAGTTGGTATCATTTATATGATTAAGTTAGGACACATGATTGAGGATAAAATGCACGCGCGTTCTATTGGTCCTTATTCACTAATTACACAACAACCATTAGGAGGTAAAGCTCAATTTGGAGGTCAGCGTTTTGGAGAGATGGAAGTTTGGGCATTAGAAGCATATGGTGCATCTAGTATCTTAAGAGAAATCTTAACAGTAAAATCGGATGACGTGTTAGGAAGAGCTAAAACGTACGAGGCTATTGTTAAAGGTGAAGAAATGCCAGAACCTGGTTTACCAGAATCATTTAACGTATTAATGCACGAACTGAAAGGTTTAGGATTAAACGTTCAATTAGAAGAATAA